A window of the Deltaproteobacteria bacterium genome harbors these coding sequences:
- a CDS encoding carbonic anhydrase: MVRKRYLDNLRRYGEDFFKKNRDLFRKLEEGQSPDAMMITCSDSRIVPHLKTGAYPGDLFLFRNMGNFVPPYRAGSEDPTGVAAFLEYGTQVLQARHIIVMGHTNCGAIKGILQESDAVDRSLFIKCWLRNGEALKRIVRENIGGDEVKETVEAGFRENVRLQVANILSYPFVRDAASHGQITIHGWLYDVKSAGIRYLDGETGEFQPLT, translated from the coding sequence ATGGTCAGAAAGAGGTATCTCGATAACCTGAGGCGGTACGGTGAGGATTTCTTCAAGAAAAACAGGGACCTGTTCAGAAAGCTCGAAGAGGGCCAGAGCCCGGACGCGATGATGATCACCTGCTCCGATTCCCGCATCGTGCCCCACTTAAAGACGGGGGCCTACCCCGGCGACCTGTTTTTGTTTCGCAACATGGGAAACTTCGTCCCGCCCTACCGCGCGGGATCAGAGGACCCCACGGGGGTGGCCGCCTTTCTCGAGTACGGCACCCAGGTGCTTCAGGCACGCCACATCATCGTCATGGGCCACACCAACTGCGGGGCGATCAAGGGGATATTGCAAGAATCGGACGCGGTGGACCGGTCCCTGTTCATCAAGTGCTGGTTGAGAAACGGCGAGGCACTGAAGAGAATCGTACGGGAAAACATCGGTGGCGACGAGGTAAAGGAGACCGTCGAGGCGGGCTTTCGCGAAAACGTGCGCCTGCAGGTGGCTAACATCCTTTCCTACCCCTTCGTCAGGGACGCGGCCTCGCATGGGCAGATCACCATTCACGGCTGGCTCTACGACGTGAAATCAGCAGGGATACGCTACCTCGACGGCGAGACCGGAGAGTTTCAGCCCCTTACCTGA
- a CDS encoding aspartate ammonia-lyase — MSKKTGTITVRDSMGEMEVPETAYFGASTQRAILNFPVSGYPMPAEIVRALVLIKRAAAETNEALGLLPEELASAIKGAASEILDGKLADQFPVDIFQTGSGTSTNMNANEVIAARANELLGHGRMERKPVHPNDHVNLCQSSNDVIPASLHIASRISAEQELLPSLERLKKALEAKGEEFRDLIKIGRTHWQDAVPVTLGQEFGAYASQVEKHMARVRDSLEGLLELPLGGTAVGTGLNCHPRFASMAVSIIAETTKVPFRVAANNFAELGSKDAMTDLSKSLSGLASSLFKVASDIRFMASGPRCGIGEINLPSLQPGSSIMPGKVNPVLPESVLQVAARVIGNDVTVTMANSSGNLELNVMMPLIGHSVMESVRLLANVSSLFSSRCVSGITANAGRCEELIEMSLAMVTPLALKIGYDAAAAVAKEAYESGKSVRQVLVERGLLGQEEVDAVLDPRKMV, encoded by the coding sequence ATGAGCAAAAAAACCGGAACCATTACCGTAAGAGATTCCATGGGCGAGATGGAGGTCCCCGAGACCGCCTACTTCGGGGCCTCCACGCAGAGGGCAATCCTCAACTTCCCCGTGTCCGGATACCCGATGCCCGCCGAGATCGTTCGCGCGCTGGTGCTGATAAAGCGCGCCGCTGCCGAGACGAACGAGGCCCTCGGCCTCCTGCCGGAGGAGCTTGCATCCGCCATCAAAGGAGCGGCGTCGGAGATTCTCGACGGAAAGCTTGCCGACCAGTTCCCCGTCGACATATTCCAGACCGGGTCGGGTACCTCCACGAACATGAACGCAAACGAAGTCATCGCAGCCAGGGCCAACGAGCTTTTGGGGCACGGGAGGATGGAGAGAAAACCCGTGCACCCCAACGACCACGTCAACCTCTGCCAGTCCAGCAACGACGTCATCCCCGCATCGCTGCACATCGCGTCCAGGATCAGCGCAGAGCAGGAGCTTCTCCCGTCCCTGGAAAGGTTGAAAAAGGCCCTGGAAGCAAAGGGCGAGGAGTTTCGCGACCTGATCAAGATCGGCAGGACCCACTGGCAGGACGCGGTCCCCGTGACCCTCGGGCAGGAGTTTGGCGCCTATGCCTCCCAGGTGGAAAAGCACATGGCCAGGGTGCGGGATTCCCTCGAGGGCCTTCTCGAGCTCCCCCTGGGCGGCACCGCCGTCGGGACGGGGCTGAACTGCCACCCCCGCTTCGCATCCATGGCGGTCTCGATCATCGCGGAAACCACGAAGGTCCCCTTCAGGGTTGCCGCGAACAACTTCGCCGAGCTCGGGAGCAAGGACGCCATGACGGACCTTTCCAAGTCCCTGTCGGGGCTTGCATCGTCCCTGTTCAAGGTAGCCTCAGACATCCGGTTCATGGCCTCGGGGCCCCGGTGCGGCATCGGCGAGATCAACCTGCCCTCCCTCCAGCCCGGCTCCTCCATCATGCCCGGAAAGGTGAACCCCGTCCTCCCCGAATCGGTCCTGCAGGTGGCGGCGCGGGTCATCGGCAACGACGTCACCGTGACGATGGCGAACTCGTCGGGAAACCTGGAGCTCAACGTCATGATGCCCCTGATCGGGCATAGCGTCATGGAGTCGGTGCGGCTCCTGGCGAATGTCTCTTCGCTCTTCTCCAGCCGCTGCGTGTCGGGAATAACGGCGAACGCAGGCCGGTGCGAGGAGCTCATTGAGATGAGCCTCGCCATGGTCACGCCCCTGGCGCTGAAGATAGGGTACGACGCTGCCGCCGCCGTAGCCAAGGAGGCCTACGAGAGCGGCAAGTCGGTGCGGCAGGTCCTCGTCGAGCGCGGGCTGCTCGGCCAGGAGGAGGTCGACGCCGTCCTCGACCCGAGAAAGATGGTGTGA
- a CDS encoding DUF4147 domain-containing protein has protein sequence MERVFPLLEEAFWKGIEAASPERAIPAHLKSEGGRLLVNRDGRWEDISPGVRGRLLIISTGKAAGGMYRAAVKVTGIPHVGIVASPDPHVSCPGADHFRGGHPFPDSGSVASARAILSAMAGIGEQDTLLYLISGGSSSVVALPEGKIPLEDKVAAIRAVMHAGASIFQLNSLRKAISRVKGGKLARGLAPCRGCALVISDVPGSDLSVIGSGPLFAGGSPPDPLGIIEELSVGGKIPPSVMACLREGREGETEVIPVASIPHVVIADNRRALDAAGTFLAAKGYGVVISDLQYQGEALAAGISLGKEAIALREKAPPGKTAWICGGETVVTVRGGGRGGRNQELAIGAALSLDGTEGVAGLSAATDGIDGNSTAAGGFFDGRLIGRGREAGMEHERYIAESDSSAFLAGTGYSFTTGPTGTNVMDLFMCLIDR, from the coding sequence ATGGAGAGGGTCTTCCCCCTGCTGGAAGAAGCGTTCTGGAAGGGAATCGAGGCTGCCTCGCCGGAGAGGGCCATCCCCGCCCATTTGAAGAGCGAGGGGGGAAGGCTCCTGGTAAACCGGGACGGCCGCTGGGAAGACATATCTCCGGGGGTTCGGGGCAGGCTCCTTATCATCTCAACGGGAAAGGCTGCCGGGGGAATGTACCGTGCCGCCGTTAAGGTAACCGGCATCCCTCACGTGGGCATCGTCGCTTCCCCCGATCCCCACGTCTCCTGCCCGGGAGCGGACCACTTCCGGGGAGGGCACCCCTTCCCCGACAGCGGGTCGGTGGCCTCGGCCAGGGCCATCCTCTCCGCCATGGCCGGCATCGGAGAGCAGGACACGCTCCTGTATCTTATCTCCGGCGGGAGCTCGTCGGTGGTTGCCCTCCCGGAGGGAAAGATCCCTCTCGAAGACAAGGTCGCCGCCATCCGTGCGGTCATGCATGCCGGCGCATCGATCTTTCAGCTAAACAGCCTCAGGAAAGCCATATCGCGGGTCAAGGGGGGAAAGCTCGCGCGCGGCCTTGCCCCCTGCCGCGGCTGCGCCCTCGTCATCTCCGACGTGCCCGGCAGCGACCTCTCCGTCATCGGTTCCGGCCCCCTGTTCGCCGGGGGATCCCCCCCCGATCCCCTCGGGATCATCGAGGAGCTCTCCGTCGGCGGCAAAATCCCCCCGTCGGTCATGGCGTGCCTCCGGGAGGGGAGGGAGGGGGAGACAGAGGTTATACCCGTTGCGTCCATACCCCACGTCGTCATCGCCGACAACAGGCGTGCCCTGGACGCCGCCGGCACGTTTCTCGCGGCGAAGGGGTACGGGGTCGTGATTTCGGACCTCCAGTACCAGGGCGAAGCCCTTGCTGCGGGAATCTCCCTCGGGAAAGAGGCTATCGCGCTGAGGGAGAAAGCCCCTCCCGGGAAAACGGCATGGATCTGCGGGGGAGAAACCGTGGTAACGGTCAGGGGCGGGGGGAGGGGAGGGAGGAACCAGGAACTCGCCATAGGGGCGGCCCTGTCGCTGGACGGGACGGAAGGGGTGGCGGGGCTGTCCGCGGCCACGGACGGCATCGACGGAAACTCGACGGCCGCCGGCGGCTTTTTCGACGGGCGCCTGATCGGGCGCGGCCGTGAAGCGGGGATGGAGCACGAACGGTATATCGCAGAAAGCGACAGCTCTGCATTTTTGGCCGGGACGGGATACTCCTTCACAACGGGCCCGACGGGGACCAACGTCATGGACCTGTTCATGTGCCTGATAGACCGGTAG
- a CDS encoding TonB family protein yields MRATGYAVPLLVSCLLHAAALGLSPEDPFRHPAGRGEPAPVRLKVVGPPRVITARNAAHDAGEKRPAEDEARRGSKEAGGLASPAPESSLVDGPEERDTAVKERLLAAGPARHAGGEAGERTAEAAPAPPVRSDGEDSRMASVSGDALSPPVSRSGRDAASPAGGGDDGAIVEVSRGAPEDSPSPGAGGGITTPPVIASMPEPEYPEFSRRRGEEGVVMLEVAVDEQGRGLQVDVLRSSGHGRLDRAAVSALSRARFFPAKEGGRAVSSVKKIAVRFSLKEAD; encoded by the coding sequence ATGAGAGCCACCGGTTACGCAGTTCCGCTGCTCGTGTCGTGCCTGCTCCACGCCGCGGCACTTGGCCTGTCGCCCGAGGATCCCTTCCGCCATCCGGCGGGAAGGGGTGAGCCTGCGCCGGTGCGCCTGAAGGTGGTCGGACCGCCGCGCGTTATCACCGCCCGGAATGCGGCGCACGATGCCGGGGAGAAGCGCCCCGCTGAAGATGAAGCGAGAAGGGGGAGCAAAGAGGCAGGCGGACTCGCTTCCCCGGCGCCAGAGAGCTCTCTGGTGGACGGACCAGAGGAGCGTGATACCGCCGTGAAGGAGCGACTCCTTGCTGCCGGACCCGCCCGCCATGCGGGGGGAGAGGCGGGGGAGAGGACGGCGGAGGCGGCACCGGCTCCCCCCGTGCGTTCGGACGGGGAGGACAGCCGGATGGCATCGGTGTCCGGGGACGCCCTATCACCCCCCGTTTCCCGGTCCGGAAGGGATGCGGCCTCTCCCGCAGGCGGCGGGGATGATGGCGCGATAGTCGAGGTGAGCAGGGGTGCGCCGGAAGATTCACCATCGCCGGGAGCGGGAGGCGGAATCACCACCCCGCCCGTCATCGCGAGCATGCCCGAACCGGAGTATCCCGAGTTTTCCCGGAGGCGGGGAGAGGAAGGGGTGGTGATGCTCGAGGTTGCAGTCGATGAGCAGGGGCGGGGGCTTCAGGTCGACGTCCTGCGCTCGAGCGGCCACGGCCGCCTTGACAGGGCGGCGGTGAGCGCCCTTTCCCGGGCGCGCTTTTTCCCCGCGAAGGAGGGCGGCAGGGCCGTTTCCTCCGTCAAAAAGATAGCGGTGCGCTTTTCCCTTAAAGAGGCGGATTGA
- a CDS encoding MotA/TolQ/ExbB proton channel family protein encodes MVTLFSKGGPLMWPLLLCSICAVTLIIERTLFWVAERRKRDGRVIEEILRRAEAGDFAGALEASNGSCDVGARVLMEGLRGREYGVRESLEVAARTEIERMKRGMTVLDTIITLAPLLGILGTVLGIIESFDVLGRMGIENPRAVTG; translated from the coding sequence ATGGTGACACTCTTTTCAAAGGGCGGTCCCCTCATGTGGCCCCTCCTTCTCTGCTCCATTTGCGCCGTTACCCTCATCATCGAGCGGACGCTCTTCTGGGTGGCGGAGCGGCGGAAAAGGGACGGGCGCGTGATAGAGGAAATTCTGCGCCGGGCCGAAGCGGGGGACTTTGCGGGGGCGCTCGAGGCATCCAACGGCTCCTGCGACGTGGGGGCGAGGGTCCTCATGGAAGGGCTGCGGGGAAGGGAATACGGGGTGCGGGAGAGCCTCGAAGTCGCGGCCAGGACGGAGATCGAACGCATGAAACGGGGGATGACGGTCCTGGATACGATCATCACCCTCGCTCCGCTCCTGGGGATACTGGGAACGGTCCTCGGCATCATCGAGTCCTTCGACGTGCTCGGCAGGATGGGGATCGAGAACCCCCGGGCCGTTACCGG
- a CDS encoding TonB-dependent receptor, with amino-acid sequence MRLASLIPGALILALVLPGALAAEGGGEEVEEIVVTATRIETPSRRVGSSVTVITAEDLEKTGKPLLHDALRAVPGADVVRSGGTGQQTSVFLRGTNSNHTLVLIDGVEANDPISIGRAFDFANLTVDNIERVEILRGSQSTLYGSDAIGGVINIITKKGKGKPTAAASAEYGSFQTRRGSARVGGEAEALHYSLSLSKLKTDGISAAPESAGNGERDGYDNLTVSGRVGAAPGDSLEVELVGRYMEAEAEIDDFATDDPNSRQDTEELFIRGQASFSLFDERVKNVVGLSLSDIERTNEDVLDPGQFFLNTGSFKGETARGDVQSSISLADGNTLTAGAEAQEERGRSRSSFGSFPEQVARTEGYYLQDQARLLEGLFATVGGRLDHHSAFGSELTYRIALSYALEGTGTRMKGSFGTGFKAPSLFQLFDPAFGNPDLGPERSRSWDGGLEQPLFGGSGRLEVTYFRIEFRNLIDSDPATFQFVNLRRSTSEGVEVVSTLGLFRPFTLSGQYTYTDARDTDSNEVLLRRARNRYHLSLDCSIQNRGNLNLTLSHTGKRYDISVDPVTFSSRRILLGGYTLVHLAASYELGRGITVFSRVDNLFDRDYEEIRGFGTEGISGYIGVRAAI; translated from the coding sequence ATGCGGCTGGCGTCACTGATACCTGGCGCGCTGATCCTTGCGCTCGTCCTCCCGGGAGCGCTCGCCGCGGAAGGCGGGGGGGAGGAGGTCGAGGAGATCGTTGTCACGGCGACGCGGATAGAGACGCCGTCTCGCCGCGTGGGCAGTTCGGTGACGGTGATCACGGCGGAAGATCTCGAGAAAACGGGGAAGCCCCTGCTCCACGACGCCCTGCGGGCCGTTCCCGGGGCCGATGTGGTCAGGAGCGGCGGCACGGGGCAGCAGACGTCGGTATTTCTCAGGGGAACGAACTCGAACCACACCCTCGTGCTCATCGATGGCGTCGAGGCAAACGACCCGATATCGATCGGAAGGGCCTTCGATTTTGCAAACCTGACGGTGGACAACATCGAGCGGGTGGAAATTCTCAGGGGCTCGCAGAGCACGCTCTATGGATCGGATGCCATCGGCGGCGTGATCAACATCATCACGAAAAAAGGCAAGGGGAAGCCTACCGCCGCAGCTTCCGCCGAGTACGGCTCCTTCCAGACCAGGCGGGGAAGCGCCCGTGTCGGCGGGGAGGCGGAGGCCCTTCACTATTCCCTCTCTCTCTCGAAGTTAAAGACCGACGGGATCAGCGCGGCGCCCGAATCGGCGGGAAACGGGGAGAGGGACGGATACGACAACCTGACCGTCTCGGGACGCGTCGGGGCCGCCCCGGGAGACAGCCTCGAAGTGGAGCTCGTGGGCCGCTACATGGAGGCGGAAGCCGAGATCGATGATTTCGCCACCGATGACCCGAACAGCAGGCAGGACACGGAGGAGCTGTTCATCAGGGGGCAGGCGTCGTTCTCTCTCTTCGACGAACGGGTAAAGAACGTGGTCGGCCTGTCCCTGTCGGATATCGAGAGGACAAACGAGGATGTCCTCGACCCGGGGCAGTTCTTCCTGAACACCGGCTCCTTCAAGGGAGAGACGGCCAGGGGGGACGTCCAGTCCAGCATATCTCTTGCCGACGGGAACACCCTGACCGCCGGGGCCGAGGCACAGGAAGAGAGGGGAAGGTCCAGGAGCTCCTTCGGCTCTTTCCCCGAGCAGGTGGCGCGGACCGAGGGGTACTACCTCCAGGACCAGGCCCGCCTGCTGGAGGGCCTCTTCGCCACCGTCGGGGGCCGACTCGACCATCACAGCGCCTTCGGCTCGGAGCTCACCTACCGGATCGCCCTCTCCTATGCGCTGGAAGGCACGGGGACCCGGATGAAAGGGAGCTTCGGCACGGGCTTCAAGGCGCCCTCCCTCTTCCAGCTCTTTGACCCCGCCTTCGGCAACCCGGACCTTGGGCCCGAGAGGAGCAGGTCCTGGGACGGGGGCCTGGAGCAGCCCCTCTTCGGCGGCAGCGGCCGCCTCGAGGTGACCTACTTCCGGATCGAATTCAGAAACCTGATCGACTCCGATCCCGCGACGTTTCAATTCGTAAACCTGCGCAGGAGCACGTCGGAGGGCGTGGAGGTCGTATCGACGCTGGGCCTTTTCCGGCCCTTCACCCTGTCTGGCCAGTACACCTACACCGACGCGCGGGACACCGATTCCAACGAGGTCCTCTTGCGGCGGGCCAGGAACCGGTACCACCTGTCCCTTGATTGCAGCATCCAAAACAGGGGGAACCTGAACCTTACCCTTTCCCACACGGGGAAGCGCTACGACATATCGGTAGACCCCGTCACCTTCTCCTCGAGGAGAATTCTACTGGGCGGGTATACCCTCGTCCACCTTGCCGCGTCCTACGAGCTGGGCAGGGGGATCACGGTTTTTTCCCGGGTGGACAACCTCTTCGACAGGGACTACGAGGAGATACGGGGGTTCGGGACGGAAGGAATATCCGGCTACATCGGGGTCAGAGCGGCGATATGA
- a CDS encoding methyltransferase domain-containing protein, whose protein sequence is MERKPGVKKRIGESFSERAEKYGTSADHVRGTDLDYIQAFLKGKSFDVALDVSTGAGHTAGLLKAHGMFVLALDIASGMLREAAARYGGGKIGFVRGDAERLPFRAGLFSLVTCRIAPHHFPHVPSFLKEVKRVLRRTGFFLLVDSTAPEDDLLDAFLNRMEETRDGTHVRSLRISEWERLLGAAGFRVADRKAFRKRHDFRQWLERTSPGEKRERELEEMVGRADERIREYFQFEFKEGGICSYTDDKTLFLSVEG, encoded by the coding sequence ATGGAAAGAAAACCGGGTGTCAAAAAGAGAATTGGCGAGTCCTTCTCGGAACGGGCGGAAAAGTACGGGACGAGCGCAGACCACGTGAGGGGGACCGATCTGGATTACATTCAAGCGTTTTTAAAGGGAAAATCCTTCGATGTTGCCCTCGACGTGTCCACGGGAGCGGGCCATACGGCGGGCCTCCTGAAGGCCCACGGCATGTTCGTCCTGGCCCTGGACATCGCCTCCGGGATGCTCCGGGAAGCCGCCGCGCGCTACGGGGGCGGAAAAATCGGCTTCGTGCGGGGAGACGCCGAGCGGCTGCCCTTCCGGGCGGGGCTATTTTCCCTGGTAACCTGCAGGATAGCCCCCCACCACTTTCCCCACGTCCCGTCCTTTCTCAAAGAGGTTAAGCGGGTGCTCCGGCGGACGGGCTTCTTCTTGCTCGTCGACAGCACGGCCCCCGAGGATGACCTCCTGGACGCCTTCCTGAACAGGATGGAGGAGACCAGGGACGGAACGCACGTGCGCTCGCTCCGCATCTCCGAGTGGGAGAGGCTGCTCGGGGCAGCGGGATTCCGGGTTGCCGACAGGAAGGCCTTCAGGAAGAGGCACGACTTCCGGCAGTGGCTCGAGCGAACGAGCCCCGGGGAAAAGCGGGAGAGGGAGCTCGAAGAGATGGTGGGCAGGGCCGATGAGAGGATCCGGGAATATTTTCAGTTCGAGTTCAAAGAGGGTGGGATTTGCTCCTACACGGACGACAAGACGCTGTTTCTCTCCGTGGAGGGCTGA